The following nucleotide sequence is from Candidatus Thermoplasmatota archaeon.
TCTCATCCCATCTTCCCAAAAAAATCAATGAAGTTATAGGTTAAAAATATTTACGATTGTACTTTCCGAAGTACTGCCCCTCTAGGAGATATAATCAAAAATAAGATACAAATTTTTTTTATTTAACGAACAAAAAAACCTTATGCAATACATCTTTTGGATTTTTTCCTAAAACCCTTATCATAGGCTCTTTACCAATACATCCCTCATCATAAATAACATCTGGCACAAAACCAAGTTTTTGTATCACATGTTTTGTTCCCCATTCCATAGTGGATTTCACCCCACGAGGCTCTTCACTCCTGTCAAACATCCCTATTTTCAAACCAGATTTTCTACACTTCGATAGATTTTTTTCAGAGTATCTTAAATTCATACAGCTTCTCATCTCAGGATCAAAACCCATCACTGTTAGAATTATAGATGCCACATGTTTAGACGTACCAAAACCTATGCCACCGCATCTCACTGGTTTGTCTCTTGTTTTTGTAATTCTCCCAGTTAATGCACATACGTCTTCAATATCATTTGCATTTTGAAGCGAATAACCAAAATTAATCCCAACTTCTGGAACAAAATCCCCTGATAGAAAAGTAAGCAATTCATCAACAGCCTTTTTCAACTCAAACCATACCATAAAATGTTCATCTGTAAGAAAATAAGAGGGCATGTCTTTTATTATGTCTGAAGAAAAGTTGAGTACATCAGCGCCCTTGCCAGGTTTATGTCCCTCATTTATCATACTCCAAAGTATTTGTTTAGATTTTCCTATAGAATCAGCAGGTTTTTCCCCTTTGGCAATGAAACCTGTTATTAGAGCAGAAATTGTGCAACCAGAACCATGTACTAAACGATCAGGTATCATTGGCAATGAAAAAACAGTAAACTCTTTTCCATCAAAAAACACATCATCAGCTTTTTTCCCTTCCAGATGCCCCCCTTTTATAAGAACATATCTTGGTCCTAGCTCATGTATTTCCTTGCAGGCTTTTTTCACATCATTTATATCACCTATTTTCCTCCCAGTTAAAACCTTTGCTTCATGTATATTTGGTGTAACCATGTATGATTTTGGCATCAATTTGTTTTTAAGCGCTTTAACAAAATCATTTTTTGATAAAGAATCACCGCTTGTAGCAACCATAACAGGGTCAACAACAGTCTTTAGATTATAGTGTTTGATTTTCTCTGCGACTAAGTCTACGATCTCTTCATCAAATAACATCCCTGTTTTTGCTGCATCAGGTTTCATATCAATTAAGAGCGTATCTATCTGTTTTTCTATGATCTCAACAGGGAGTTTATGTATTTTTTCTACATGCAGTGTGTTCTGGGCTGTTATACATGTTACAACTGTTAACCCATGTACGCCTAGCATGTTGAATGCTTTAAGGTCAGCCTGTATACCAGCACCACCTGATGGGTCTGACCCCGCTAGTGTCAATGCAATGTTCTTTTTCATACTATTTTCCCTCAATACTGTAGTTAGATTTATATGCTTTCCTCGATTTCTCCTGACCAAAAAATATCAGGCATAGCCTTTTACGTCTTATCCTGAGTAGGGGAGCTTTATGGAGATAATAACAGATCAACCAGGAAAAAAAATTTTACTTTTGGGAAACGAGGCCATAACCAGAGGAGCACTTGAAGCAGGTGTTGATGTTGCTACAACTTATCCCGGGACGCCATCTTCTGAGATAGCTGACACGTTTTCACATATAACAAAATATTTCACAAAAAAAGGCGATAAACCACCTTTTTATTTCGAGTATTCTACAAACGAGAAGGTTGCTTTGGAGGTTGCTGCTGCTGCTTCTTTTTCTGGTTTGCGTGCTCTTACTTGTATGAAACACGTTGGTTTGAATGTTGCTAGCGACGCTTTCATGACTTATACTTATGTTGGTTGTAAGGGTGGGCATATCATTGTTTC
It contains:
- the thiD gene encoding bifunctional hydroxymethylpyrimidine kinase/phosphomethylpyrimidine kinase, whose translation is MKKNIALTLAGSDPSGGAGIQADLKAFNMLGVHGLTVVTCITAQNTLHVEKIHKLPVEIIEKQIDTLLIDMKPDAAKTGMLFDEEIVDLVAEKIKHYNLKTVVDPVMVATSGDSLSKNDFVKALKNKLMPKSYMVTPNIHEAKVLTGRKIGDINDVKKACKEIHELGPRYVLIKGGHLEGKKADDVFFDGKEFTVFSLPMIPDRLVHGSGCTISALITGFIAKGEKPADSIGKSKQILWSMINEGHKPGKGADVLNFSSDIIKDMPSYFLTDEHFMVWFELKKAVDELLTFLSGDFVPEVGINFGYSLQNANDIEDVCALTGRITKTRDKPVRCGGIGFGTSKHVASIILTVMGFDPEMRSCMNLRYSEKNLSKCRKSGLKIGMFDRSEEPRGVKSTMEWGTKHVIQKLGFVPDVIYDEGCIGKEPMIRVLGKNPKDVLHKVFLFVK